One genomic window of Denticeps clupeoides chromosome 14, fDenClu1.1, whole genome shotgun sequence includes the following:
- the LOC114763372 gene encoding epidermal differentiation-specific protein-like isoform X2: protein MASNPVNKIFVYEHPDFQGVSREFTEYCPDLRDVSFNDCISSVKVIGQPWVLYEHPHCQGAQFYFEEGECRSVEWHDAISSLEQVKEDLTNPQITLYENQNYGGRSITLNCETNLCFGSFNDMISSCRVDRGAWVLYEHPNRGGRSILVRAGREFPSIGWIDNQVSWARPLKPGRPKITAELLWDKKEENTKSVVIDSICGVNRGKHEQTFSSELSREYEGSVTESFNFSNATQISVGMSFGFDIGIVKSEVNVSLSNTFTVEKGSSNTKTEKKGVKISLPATIHPHTKLTVNVVRKEVDVKVPVKITIQSGYSSSTEYGEYRCQAGNSILAEYQEEDI from the coding sequence atggcttcaaatcctgtaaacaagattTTTGTGTACGAGCATCCTGACTTTCAAGGAGTGAGCCGGGAGTTCACTGAGTATTGTCCAGACCTTCGGGATGttagttttaatgactgtatctcctctgtgaaggtcatagggcagccatgggtgttatacgaacacccccactgtcagggtgcccaGTTCTACTTTGAGGAGGGTGAATGTCGATCAGTGGAGTGGCATGATGCAATTTCTTCACTGGAACAGGTGAAAGAAgatctgacaaatcctcagatcacactgtatgagaatcaaaactatgggggtaggagcattaccctcaactgtgagaccaacttatgttttggcagtttcaatgatatgatttcttcctgccgagtggacagaggagcatgggtcctctatgagcatccaaacagaggtggtcgttcaattctggtcagagctggaagAGAATTTCCAAGCATAGGCTGGATTGACAACCAAGTGTCTTGGGCTCGTCCtcttaaacctgggagacccaagataacagctgagctcctctgggacaagaaagaagaaaacaccaaatcagtcgtcattgactccatatgtggtgtgaatcgtggaaaacatgagcagaccttctcctctgagctcagtcgggagtatgaaggttctgtcaccgagagcttcaacttcagcaatgctacacagataagtgtggggatgtcatttgggtttgatattggtatagtgaaatcagaggtcaatgtgtctctgagtaacactttcactgtggagaaggggagcagcaacaccaaAACGGAAAAGAAAGGTGTGAAGATCTCCCTACCAGccaccattcatccacacaccaagctcactgtgaatgttgTGAGAAAAGAGGTGGATGTGAAGGTTCCAGTCAAGATAACGATCCAGTCAGGGTACAGCTCTTCGACTGAAtacggggaatacaggtgccaggctggtaactcgatcttggctgaataccaagaagaggacatttaa